GAAAACTTATCCATTCAAATCCACAATTAATGGATGGAAGTTACAAAAGGCAATAACAATTTGATAAAAAGGCTGtataagataaaaatgaaataatcaaATGGAACCTGATAGAATCAAAATTGAACAAGAAAATCCAAACAATATGATAGCTAATGTAGGAAGCTTGGCAATAAGTATTTTGTATAAGGGAAAAAGATGAAAGAGGATATGACTTCAAACTATTGATGCAACTGGATATGCAAATCATGCAATTAACCAGTTTTGATGCCAACTGTGAAAGACAATAAAGTTTCCAAATATGCATAAAAACTAGAAAACCAAAGGTTGTCAAGATGGTTGGCATCTTACATTTTCTAATTACTTGTCAAACAGACAACAAAAATTTAGCCTCAAAAGATTTTGGAAAGCTAGAATCAGCTGTGTTTTTTCTACCAGAAAATAATTCTAGATGAAAGCAGATAATCGGGAAAGAAAACAAATGCAAGACATTTGATGCTGAGAAATGCCAAATGTCAACTGAAGCTTTGACTAATATTACTCATAAAACTTGCTAGACCACACCATTCCACTAACGAGTTCACAATCAAAGCACAGAGACAATAGTACATGTTCACGACAAAAGAGCATATTGAAGACATTATTGCAaattaaaattcttttaacaTCCAATCAATCAGTTACTTAACACCTCATCAACATTTTGCTAGGCATTCATCACAGAGATAACCTAGTAATATTTCTATGTTACAAATGCAATTAGTTGGAATGTTGAATGCTTGAGATTTGAAGGTTAACAGTAAACAAATGATCAATattaaagaagaaagaaattgtTCAAACTAAGTTATTTATTTGAAGCAAATTAGAGTAAAGAATTCTTATAATTATTTGCCCCGATGTATCTGCTGTGTATTCCATGATGGCACTAGTATAGTATCATATCATCCAAATTCTGTCGAACTTACACAAGCATTTCAAGTgataaaaattttcaaaccaCCCACTGCAATACATTTAAAAAGTTACTGTATGATCCTATAAAAATATTGTTTAACTTTGACATGTCCATAACAAGCAAGTGAATTGAACTTGTTACTCCTTTTTCGCTTCTTCAAATATTCTACTTCGTTTTGTAAATCAAAGCTCTTTAATGGGATAGATATCACATTATTCATTTAAAAGTAAAAGAAGACACAATGTAATTGttcaaagaaaaacaaattgAAGCAGATGGATGCATAACAATCAGAAGCAACTCTGTTTTCAGAGGAAATGGAAATGAAGAGAGGGGAAAAGAGAACCAATGCAGGATATATAGAGAACGATGGTGTGTATTCTTGCATGGAAATTTTCACAGAGAACACTTTTCACTTAAAAGACCTCCTTTCTGGTGCTTCCTTGACAGAGTAATCAACCTTTTATAGCTTAATTATTTAATTCtcctgatttttttatttttttccaaatAACATTTTCAATATATTACATGATTGAAAATATAAGGTTACATGCAACAATACATATAAATAGTAGTCATAACAAGATCTAAAATATTCTCTATATCTTTATTGtagatatttttatcttttttataattttataatgattaATATCTATCAATTCTCAGTTCAAAATTTTTTTACAACCGACGTGATTGTATCGTCATCAGCCAATACTGATACTGATTAATAAAGGTCATATTGCCACCTTTATAAACGTCTAGACACATAGTTCGTTCCTATACGACCACGAATTAGTTCGTAGACcaatcctaaaaataaaattatcttgaCCAATCGGGAAAGAACTTCCTATTGAAGTAGAAGATAGCCATGACGAGAAACAGCAGCAAATAGATAGATAGGACAACTCTTCTGAACTTTTTACACTATAtcattatgtatatgtatattgatgtttaaaaaaattgaaagaaatgTAGCGgatgataaaaaaatcataacGGTAAGACATCTAAAATTGCTTCTAACTGTGATTCAAGTAAATGAGATGGAATTGTCAAAAATTGGAGTTAGCTAAACATTATACCTGCACTTAACTAACGACCCAGGTAAGGGCCTAGGCCACCCATTTGCCCAAATCCTGTTTGGTTCCTTCCAGCGCCTCCCTGTCCAATCGAAGCATTCCCATATCCACCCTGCGTATGTGCCTGTGAGCCATATCCTCCGATCACCCCCGTATTAATGTTTCCCCCAAGGCCACCACCATAACCACTGTTCAATCCATGCCCAGAGCTGTTTGCCAATGATCCAGGAACTCCCTGGTTCACGACTGATCCTGCCACAAGGTTCGTCAAGCCCAAACCAGCTCCTTGAGACGCAAGGAATGCAGTCAGAGCCTGCCCCAATGCAGGATTCAACCCTGCTGCTGCAGCCACTGCAGCAGCAGCTGGTTGAGAAGCCTGGTTGAAACCCAATCCACTCGCTGAAGGGGCCATCAGGTGCCCAGCACCTGAGGCACTAGACAGATGACTCCCGACACCTCCCAAATACCCGGGCTTGTCAGTCCTCGAAAAGTGTGAACCAAGCAGTCCACCAGCAACCTGATGCAAGCTACCATGGTGAGCCGCTGTAGCCTGAAACTGGAACCCCAGCTTGTTTGGCTTCGGTCCATCGATTGCCTTCTGGCAATGCAGAATGTGACCATCGAAATTCTTGTGGGGCTCCTCCAATGCTTTCTTTGCACTCTCAATCGTCTTGTAAACAAATAAAGCAAACCCCTTGGGCTTCCCGGTCAGCTTATCCAACCCTAGTGGCCCCTCCTCGATCTCCCCAAACTTGGCAAAGAACTGTAACAGCTTCTGGGGATCGATCTCCGCCCCAACGTTGCTGACAAAAATCTTCCTCTGGGTGTACTCCGACACCGGCGGTGCTGGTGGTGGCACAGGACCAGCGGACGCGAGCTGGCACGCGGTCACGCGGTTGCCGATCTTCTTCTGAGGCTGCTCGAGGGCGCGGCGGGCGCCGGCACGGTGCTTAAAGAGGATGAAGCCATAACCCTTGGACTTGCCGGTCGCCTTGTCCATGACCGCGTTGCAGTCCTCGATCTCGCCATATTGGCGAAAGGCGGCGGTGAGCGTCTCTGCGTTGGTGTCCCAACCGAGGCCATGGACGAAAATCTTGCGGTGGGCAGGGTCCAGGTCGGCGATGCGGTGGATCTCCGCCAGCACGTCCGGGTGCCTCACAGCGGCGTCGCGAAGGAGCTCGACCAGGTGGTCCCTGGGGAATGGCTCGAGGAGCTTCTGGATCGAGGTCGGATCgttctccaccacctcctccgcgTCGTTGCCGACACCGACGCCCCCGGCGGAGGCGCCACCAAGGTCTTCAGAGGCCGCGTCGGATTGGGCGTTCTCATGGACCGGAGGGTTCGCATCGGCTCCGGTCGGGGTTCGTTCCTCCTGGGACTCATCGATCGGGACATCCGGGCCGGACTCTTCTTGGACGGGCTCCTCCTTGGGTTCTACGACGGGCGCGGGCGCTTTGACGGCAGAGGAAGGCGTGAGCTTTCGCTTCTTGGCCATGGCAGCAGAGTCGACGACGGCAAGCcctctagggttagggtttggcgCGGCAACACGACAATATAATATAATGGATAAAGGTCAACATCGTCACGTGGCGCAGGGTAATGTGGTTCGGAACAGAGTTCATCGAACGGCCAGAATTCGATCATTACTAGGCTCAACTCCTGTCTAATTAGGGGGGCTGTCGAACCGGCCTTTGCGTGGACACGGTTCGGCCCAACAGCTGACGAAGTCCCGCTCATTCATATCGTAGTCCCATTTAGTTATAATAGTATGTTCGCTGTTGTGTTGACTCGTATTAAAGACAATGGTCAAAGGTTGACCATTATTTGTTGAAATCCTAACATTCATAACCATCATAACTTGTGGCCcttcgactctctctctctctctctctctctctctctctctctctcaggaacACAAAAAAACAGAAAAATGGACTTGAAATTAACATAAAGAAACAGCAATATTGTTCCAAtttaaaattctttttttttctattctgaTGTTGTCTCAATTTATGACATTTATGGAAATGTTAATTCATTGACGCATGTTCTTGTGCATTCAAAATGGACAGCAGTAAATGGAACTCACAGATTATGAAGCTAAGACAGGTTCTTCAGTCGCTTTGATGGTGTAAGCTCCTTCGACCATCTCCTCAGTCATCGATCGAACTTCTCTATCGGTCATTGGATGGAATTGTTCGACGCATGATGACGACGAGCGGGTGTCTTCGACACAAGCACTCTGGTCTGGTGACCTTTTCATCTTCTCCTTCATCATCTGGCTTGGGCTAACCTTGCATATGCCAAAACAGGCCACTCCGATGTTGTTCTCGTCGCCATCATCTCGGGGTATGTCTTAGTGAAGGGAGACCATTTTAATCTGATCGTCGCCTACTTCGATGGCCTTGTCCTCCGGTGTCTGCTGATTTAGGCCTTTGTGGCGTTGCAGCTCAGAGAAGTGCTCTCCGATGCGAGGACAGGCTCCACCTGTCATTTAAGCTAATTGTGCAGGCGATTACCAAGGCAGATGAAGGCCGTACCTGCGTTCATGGGAACTCGCATGCTTGACCTCGAACTTGACCTTTCTCAGATCAAGGTCATCCCCTAGCATTAGAAAACCGGCGTTCGAGAGGTGGGTTTCAGATCCATTGTCCTTTCTGCACCGGGAGCACGGTACTTTGAGGAAGAGGACGGGAGATAAAAGGGCCGAACCAACCAATGACGAGGGAGGTTCATGGTCTAGTTGCTGCTCCACTGGAATAAAGATGAGCGGTTCTCGGACGTGTCCTTGCACTGAGCAATGGCATCTCCTCACGGCTCAAAGACGAGGAGTCCATAAAAGCTGGAAGATGGTGGGAGACTCTGTCGTTAGATGATGCACACATGTGATCTCGAATGCTTGGCTGTCCTTTCTCTCGTTAGATTAAAGCTGAGGCTGTCATCGGAGGAAATCTTTGGAACATGGTATTTTAGTGGgaacagcgagagagagagagagagacagagagacagagagacatcACCATGAGCGCAACGTATGACCACTGACCTTATGTAGGACAGAGAGCTTCTTGGTGTAGAATTGAGAATTCAGGTGGGAGAACTCCTGCAGAAGACCAGTTCAGATGTCTTCTGTGTTCCTCTGGCTGATTACAATCTTGGATTTGATTAGTTCCTCTTCATTGGATGTTTTGTTTTGGTCTTGCAGATCGGAGGAGGGGTGTCGAGTCTTGCGTGCAATCTTTGGTGGATTTGGTCGAGCGCTGAGAGCAAAGGAAGTTGATGAATGAGGTTCGGGACGAGGGCAACTGAGGGCGGTGGCGACCGACGGAGATTGGTGAGCTCCAAAGCCGTCAGGGTGGGCCTACGAACCGGGCAATGATGGAAGCCGACAGAGGCTGCGGCTGCAAGGGAAGCATTCCGGCACCTCATGCAGTGAACAGGACGACGGCGGACGAGGTGTGGAGGGACATCCGACaacggaggaggaaggagagcagAGAGCAGCAGCCTGCGCTGGGTGAGATGATCCTAGAAGACTTCCTGGTGAATGCCGAGGTGGGAGCTGAAGACTCTTGTATTGCCTTCATGCCTCGCGAGCACTGGTTGCAGCATCGCCATTGTGATCACCATCATCAACAGCTGCAAGCTTCAGCGTTGGCCAATGACAACCCAGCGACGTCCGATCCGCAGACGCCAGGGCGGAAGAGGGCCGCAGGAGGAGAAGTCTCGGAGAAGACCGCGGAAAGGAGGCACAAGAGGCTGATCAAGAACCGGGAGTCAGCTGCACGGTCACGAGCAAGGAAGCAGGTGGGTCACTCTACTTCCCCACCGTGGAATCATCTACAGCGAAGGCAAGGTGTTGGCTTCCTCTTCTGCGTTTTAAGGTTGCTTCACTCTTTACACAGGCTTACACGAATGAGCTGGAGAACAAGATCTCCCTCCTACAAGAAGAGAATGAGAGGTTGAAGAAGCAGAAGGTAAGACAAAAGATTAAGAAAAATCTTAATTTCAAAAGGATTTGATTCAACTTTAATAAAAAAAGCTCATACCACCATTATACTTCATGAactaacatatatacatatttgctGGTGAAGGGTTATATTTACCTTTGTTTTATTTGCAGGAATTGGAATCAGCAATTCATGAACCACAACCAGAAACAAAATACCAGCTCCGCCGAACGAGATCAGTTCCTTTCTGATCTTTATTTTGTGGTACAGATGCTTGTATTTTGTGTTGTTTGAGCTCTCAATAAGTTTCATGGCAAGTCTTGTGGTCTTGGCTTCAGGATGGGCTTCATTGTGAATGAAGCATTGCCTTTTTAGCATCAAGGAGTGATCGAAGTTTCTGCTTGCTAGTTTTCCTGTGAATTGCAGGCATACATAGGGCTCAAAGAGAAGGCATGGAAGTGTTCTTTACCAGGCTGTACAAATCATAAACTCTTCAAGGATGCATTTCCCTGTCCAGGTCCCCTGAATAGAACCTTTCAATGCATAGACTCCAGCGAGAGACTAAAAGCAGCTTAAATCATATGTAAATGACCTGCAATGATAAGTATTTATATTAGAGAGCAACTAAAGCAGCTTAAATCATATGTAATGACCTGCAATGATGGTATTTACATTGGAGAGTAAAAACAACAACAATGAGAGTCGGTATTGACATACCTATCTGATAGAGCAAGTCACCTGAGAATAATGCATAAGATTCAATTTGTAGAACTCATTATGCACAGAAATTATACTTTAATTTGAAATTCTTCAGTTCTTTCACAATAATAATGCAATCAAAACAATTTTCACCTGTATAAAATCAGTCAGATAATGCTGCCTATGAGACAATTAATATAACTTTCTCTGAAAACATACAGTTAAAAACTTAAGTTACATGATTTGGGTCCTTCGACTCTAAATTTTAATTGACTATGTTCCTTGTAAGAAAAGTACGAGGGTAACAGCTTAAGCTTAAGGCAATCATCAACTGATAAGGATGATTGTCTTGGTGCATTCAGCTGTCCTTGTGTGGAATGTATCGCCCTTATGATCCCCAATGTCTCTCTCAAAAGCTTTTCAGCATACAAGAAGCTGTACCAGATACATGGAGTTCGGGAAATTCGGCATCAATGAATAAGAAAGTCAACTTTATTCTGTTGATTGAGGCATTCGGACAGGTCGGTGAGGCTTTGGAGCTGCAATACACATGATAAAAATTTGACAACATTATATTGCTGTAAAACAATTTAATTTAAAGGAAAAAGGTTAGTTTAGATTAAAAAAGGAACAAGACCTAACAATGTGGTCTTTGAAAAGTCAATTCACACTGATAACTAGAAGGAAGTAGCGGACCACATACTCGGATCTACCAACATAACAATCCTCTCTCATTTATTTGCTGTTTGGGTTGGAAATCTGTCATGTTATTTGTGTAGGTCATCATGAAAATCTCAAAGTTGCATACACTTGGATCAGTTCATTACATAGGATGTGACTCACAAATTGGTTTCTACTTTAAGTATGCTAATAAAAGTTGGAGAACTGAGGTCAAAATATTAATTTGTAAGTCTTTGTGCTTCACTGGATAAGCATCAAATCCATTCTTAAACCATCCTGTTCATGTCACCTGCACATGATGTTAAGGTGAATATGGGTCttacaaaagaacaaaaaactgGTTTAAGATGCAAATTTTGTTCTACCATGCAGGTTAACATGGCAAAGTATCATGTTGGAGAACATGGATAAAGATTTTGATAGATGATGGAACTCGGGATAGGTGGCATTCTCACAAGAGAACATTCGGAACAAACATGAGGCATTGAAAGGAGAAAGACCTGAAGCATGTAACTTAGCAATTGAAAGGAGAAACAACATCAAATTCTGGATGAAGCATGCTAGATCATGAGGTGATGTACCATCTTCGGGGAAGTTGACTTTCAGGAGGTTTTCCTCCATAAAATAAGTACAAAAAAATATAAGGAGATGGAAATGAACCAGAAGATTATAACTGGTTGAGAAAAATGAGTACAAATCTTAAATTGATGTGAGAATACTATGCTGATCTAAAATTGATGTGAGAATACAAATCTTAGGCGAGTTTATAAAATGAAGATGTTTCAAACTTTCAACATTCAAGCATTGACAGCCTTGCTACTGTATTGCAATCATGATGTTCCAGCAAAACATGGGCTACATGAGTACAACTCGTCAAATCAATCAAACTGGCTAATCAAACTAAGGCCTTCACCATAAGAAAATAAAGAGTGATGAATAATTTTTGAAACACAATCATAAAGCCAAAAACCAAAGAAACCAATTGTCAGGCAAAGTAACACCAACCATAGGAACCTTGAAATGAGAAGTTTCATTTTTTATCTGGAATGGTAAAGTCAAATGGGAAATCCTTTGCCTTCAAAGGCTGCTCTCTGAATGTGGTGATTATTTAGTATAGCAAAGTGAAAATTACCAAGAGAGATAATATGTTGTCCTTGCGACACCATGTTCAATATGAGTTTTATAAAGTTTACAGGAGCATATCCAGAATTTCAATGTGAGACGAGGTCCACATTAATTTGATTAATGAATTGGTAATTATGGAAGTAGGTCTTCAAAATAATTAAGGGTTTCAGAGTGAATATATTGATAATAAAAGACACAGAAATCAGAAAAGATGAAGTTCATCAATAAATGAAACGACTATGTTGGTAAGAAGTAGTACCATTGGGATTTCCTTGTTCATAGAAATTTCGGAAAAGTGCAACAGCTTCTTCTGACATTAGACCTCCAGTACATTTGAAACTCTTAGCTTGTAAATCACCTCTGCCACAGAACAACCAATAACAGTTATAATTTAACAAAGAAGGAAAATCTTTCATCTAAGAGAAAGCAACAAGAATGGAAAATTCACTGGGAGATATTCTATTCTATGTAGTTTCCTTAAGGTGGCTGATCaaagtacatgaagaggacagttgaGGGGGCACACACACATGCTCAATTAGCTTCACTGGTATCCAGAAGAAGCTATAATTTATAACCTGAAGTATACAAGTACAAAgctctttaaattttatttaaagtTAAGAACAGGACATCCAAGAGAAACTCCAGCAGCTTGGA
The window above is part of the Musa acuminata AAA Group cultivar baxijiao chromosome BXJ2-6, Cavendish_Baxijiao_AAA, whole genome shotgun sequence genome. Proteins encoded here:
- the LOC103987939 gene encoding RNA-binding protein P — protein: MAKKRKLTPSSAVKAPAPVVEPKEEPVQEESGPDVPIDESQEERTPTGADANPPVHENAQSDAASEDLGGASAGGVGVGNDAEEVVENDPTSIQKLLEPFPRDHLVELLRDAAVRHPDVLAEIHRIADLDPAHRKIFVHGLGWDTNAETLTAAFRQYGEIEDCNAVMDKATGKSKGYGFILFKHRAGARRALEQPQKKIGNRVTACQLASAGPVPPPAPPVSEYTQRKIFVSNVGAEIDPQKLLQFFAKFGEIEEGPLGLDKLTGKPKGFALFVYKTIESAKKALEEPHKNFDGHILHCQKAIDGPKPNKLGFQFQATAAHHGSLHQVAGGLLGSHFSRTDKPGYLGGVGSHLSSASGAGHLMAPSASGLGFNQASQPAAAAVAAAAGLNPALGQALTAFLASQGAGLGLTNLVAGSVVNQGVPGSLANSSGHGLNSGYGGGLGGNINTGVIGGYGSQAHTQGGYGNASIGQGGAGRNQTGFGQMGGLGPYLGR
- the LOC103987940 gene encoding ABSCISIC ACID-INSENSITIVE 5-like protein 2 — encoded protein: MMEADRGCGCKGSIPAPHAVNRTTADEVWRDIRQRRRKESREQQPALGEMILEDFLVNAEVGAEDSCIAFMPREHWLQHRHCDHHHQQLQASALANDNPATSDPQTPGRKRAAGGEVSEKTAERRHKRLIKNRESAARSRARKQAYTNELENKISLLQEENERLKKQKELESAIHEPQPETKYQLRRTRSVPF